A window from Fragaria vesca subsp. vesca linkage group LG5, FraVesHawaii_1.0, whole genome shotgun sequence encodes these proteins:
- the LOC101305477 gene encoding tubulin alpha-2 chain-like, with the protein MKERIEGKGKSGLGKGKVYMGEVEEIVAEVGMEVVEETAWLTRASEFADEISSNLSEPLVIVKVATSVFLFLAILARCRRFHLLRIDMSSSMFGSKMFDEMFVNELWCPTGFKCGINYQPPTVVPSGDLAKVQRAVCMISNSTNVAEVL; encoded by the exons ATGAAGGAAAGGATTGAAGGAAAGGGCAAATCTGGTCTGGGAAAAGGCAAGGTGTACATGGGGGAGGTGGAGGAAATAGTGGCGGAGGTGGGGATGGAGGTGGTGGAGGAGACGGCTTGGCTC ACCCGAGCCTCTGAATTCGCCGACGAGATCTCCTCCAACCTCTCTGAACCTCTTGTCATTGTCAAAGTCGCCACTAGCGTCTTTCTCTTCCTCGCCATATTGGCCCGTTGTCGTCGATTTCATTTGCTCCGAATTGACATGAGCTCATCTATGTTTGGCAGCAAG ATGTTTGATGAAATGTTTGTGAATGAATTATGGTGCCCTACTGGATTCAAGTGTGGTATCAACTACCAGCCACCCACTGTTGTTCCAAGCGGTGACCTTGCTAAGGTGCAGAGGGCTGTGTGCATGATCTCCAACTCCACCAATGTGGCTGAGGTGTTGTGA